The following proteins come from a genomic window of bacterium:
- a CDS encoding redox-sensing transcriptional repressor Rex, translated as MKSDLPSATVERLPRYLRCIERLPPSQATISSRELARLSNLTAAGVRRDISYLGTFGIRGVGYRVKELNDQIRHALGLTADRPVAVVGIGNLGSALANYTGFGNRGFRIVGLYDAAPSKIGTRLGGVEVRHISRLPGDARATHISVGIIATPAGAAQQVATMLVEAGVRSILNFAPTVLQVPDDIHLRQVDVATELQILGYYIN; from the coding sequence ATGAAGTCGGACCTACCGTCGGCCACGGTCGAGCGCCTGCCGCGTTACCTGCGATGCATAGAGCGGCTACCCCCGTCACAGGCGACCATCTCCTCACGCGAGCTGGCCCGCCTCAGCAATCTGACCGCCGCCGGGGTCCGGCGGGACATCTCCTACCTCGGAACCTTCGGGATCCGCGGCGTCGGGTACCGGGTCAAGGAACTCAACGACCAGATCCGCCACGCCCTCGGCCTGACGGCCGACCGGCCGGTGGCCGTGGTGGGCATCGGCAATCTGGGTTCGGCGCTGGCCAACTACACCGGCTTCGGCAACCGAGGTTTTCGCATAGTCGGCCTCTACGACGCCGCCCCCTCCAAGATCGGGACCCGCCTGGGCGGGGTGGAGGTCCGCCACATCTCCCGGCTACCCGGCGATGCGCGGGCCACGCACATCTCGGTCGGGATCATCGCCACCCCGGCGGGGGCCGCTCAGCAGGTGGCGACCATGCTGGTCGAGGCCGGGGTGCGCTCCATCCTGAACTTCGCCCCCACCGTCCTCCAGGTACCCGACGACATCCATCTGAGACAGGTGGATGTTGCCACCGAACTCCAGATCCTGGGCTACTACATTAACTAG
- a CDS encoding 4Fe-4S binding protein: MAKSEVWFETPPFRDDYQLVMVDTDYVQSQVRPKQFLHINQSECILCEGCVDICPWKCIHYLSLDAIDEAYDVDHPSDSADNLGFFVVDEYECTRCALCIDRCPTNVISLGKFEGSVSDTAMNAGLVERAPWDLDTGARDFKNGYTYGMRW, encoded by the coding sequence ATGGCGAAGTCTGAGGTCTGGTTCGAGACCCCGCCCTTCCGTGACGACTACCAGTTGGTCATGGTCGATACCGATTACGTCCAGTCGCAGGTGCGCCCCAAGCAGTTCCTCCATATAAACCAATCCGAGTGCATCCTCTGCGAGGGATGCGTGGACATCTGCCCGTGGAAGTGCATCCACTACCTATCCCTGGATGCCATCGACGAGGCCTACGACGTGGATCACCCGTCCGACAGCGCCGACAACCTGGGCTTCTTCGTGGTGGACGAGTACGAGTGCACCCGTTGCGCGCTCTGCATCGATCGCTGCCCCACCAATGTCATTTCCCTCGGTAAGTTCGAGGGTTCGGTGTCGGACACGGCCATGAACGCCGGTCTGGTGGAGCGCGCCCCATGGGATCTGGATACCGGTGCCCGCGACTTCAAGAACGGGTACACCTACGGAATGCGTTGGTAG
- a CDS encoding sugar transferase — protein sequence MRELFRALLSQNLLFTGIVLTIAAVLVFFGSVYLLQYTNLGKRLAILVSGAGIFGWTTINSILFVLYAPRGPRPVDFEGLNAFEIRIIPGAFAAASAILFAMFVVALHRYERDQERE from the coding sequence ATGCGCGAGCTGTTCCGAGCCCTGCTCTCGCAGAACCTGCTGTTCACCGGGATCGTGCTGACCATCGCGGCCGTGCTCGTGTTTTTCGGGAGCGTCTACCTCCTGCAGTACACGAACCTGGGCAAGCGTCTCGCCATCCTGGTTTCGGGCGCCGGCATCTTCGGCTGGACGACGATCAACTCGATCCTGTTCGTCCTCTATGCCCCCCGAGGGCCCCGCCCGGTCGATTTCGAAGGGCTGAACGCCTTCGAGATCCGGATCATCCCCGGAGCGTTCGCAGCCGCCTCGGCCATCCTCTTCGCCATGTTCGTGGTGGCTCTCCACCGCTATGAACGCGATCAAGAACGCGAATAG
- a CDS encoding c-type cytochrome, which yields MSELLAAAAARLGSPEHLVERSAIARAEADGLTLEEVLTAWAGGTAPPAGAGAPAAPEPARDAPAPVAASAPPTAPEAPEPAGAPPPPAPEMAATAVGSPPAPEQVTLAEAHRFEAVITGATAGLTERVATSLPRWLTALFFAVPLIGLTYLIAFAGGPNCGPGGQLSVDRLTGLVENCDGSVYEAGGAAGGVDVRALVGEGSVLFAAPSSCSSCHGASGEGGSGPALAGTLLDTFSMCTDHIEWVSLGTDGFLSAGRNTYGDAGTAVGSGGVMPSFSDTLTPEEIATVVFYERVVLGGQPVEEAVFDCGFAEPVEE from the coding sequence GTGAGCGAGCTTCTCGCCGCCGCGGCCGCCCGGCTCGGAAGCCCCGAGCATCTGGTGGAACGATCGGCCATCGCCCGGGCCGAGGCCGACGGCCTCACCCTCGAGGAGGTGCTGACCGCGTGGGCAGGGGGAACGGCGCCCCCGGCAGGCGCCGGGGCGCCTGCCGCCCCCGAGCCGGCCCGTGACGCACCTGCACCGGTTGCCGCGTCGGCCCCTCCGACCGCACCTGAAGCTCCCGAGCCGGCCGGCGCCCCCCCGCCGCCCGCTCCCGAGATGGCGGCCACCGCGGTCGGAAGCCCTCCGGCGCCCGAGCAGGTGACCCTCGCCGAGGCCCACCGGTTCGAGGCGGTGATCACCGGCGCCACCGCCGGCCTCACCGAGCGGGTCGCCACCTCGCTCCCCCGCTGGCTCACCGCTCTGTTCTTCGCCGTTCCGCTCATCGGCCTCACGTACCTGATCGCCTTCGCCGGCGGGCCCAACTGCGGCCCGGGCGGCCAACTCTCCGTGGATCGGCTGACCGGCCTGGTCGAGAACTGCGACGGCTCCGTCTACGAGGCGGGCGGCGCAGCCGGAGGCGTGGACGTGCGGGCGCTGGTCGGCGAGGGAAGCGTCCTGTTCGCAGCCCCCTCCAGCTGCAGCTCGTGCCATGGCGCCAGCGGCGAGGGCGGGTCCGGCCCAGCCTTGGCAGGCACGCTGCTGGACACGTTCTCGATGTGCACCGACCACATCGAGTGGGTCTCGCTCGGGACGGACGGCTTCCTATCCGCGGGCCGCAACACCTACGGTGACGCCGGTACCGCGGTGGGTTCGGGCGGGGTCATGCCTTCCTTCAGCGATACCCTCACGCCCGAGGAGATCGCCACCGTGGTGTTCTACGAGCGGGTGGTGCTGGGCGGACAACCCGTCGAGGAAGCGGTCTTCGACTGCGGATTCGCAGAACCCGTCGAGGAATGA
- the extP gene encoding selenite/tellurite reduction operon b-type cytochrome ExtP, whose protein sequence is MLNGGLKVRERVGEAADAFRASPFWESMFRPGSPFKRGYSDSPRNRSYVIMNNVLYHLHPVKVKRHAVRLSYTLCLGGMSFFLFILLTITGIFLMFYYRPTAPAAYIDVEALSTSVAFGSLVRNLHRWGAHLMVLTVFLHMSRVFYHGAYKPPREFNWVVGVVLLLLTLLLSFTGYLLPWDQLALWAVTVGTNMAGFTPMFGNQVKFALLGGIEVTGNTLLRFYVLHVLFLPFVIVIFMAVHFWRVRKDGGISGPL, encoded by the coding sequence ATGCTCAACGGCGGTTTGAAGGTCAGGGAGCGGGTCGGCGAGGCGGCCGACGCCTTCCGGGCGAGCCCCTTCTGGGAGTCGATGTTCCGTCCCGGATCGCCCTTCAAGCGGGGCTACAGCGACAGCCCCCGCAACCGGTCCTACGTGATCATGAACAACGTCCTCTACCACCTGCATCCCGTCAAGGTGAAGCGCCATGCGGTGCGGCTCTCCTACACCTTGTGCCTGGGCGGGATGAGCTTCTTCCTCTTCATCCTGCTGACCATCACCGGCATATTCCTGATGTTCTACTACCGGCCCACCGCCCCGGCCGCCTACATCGATGTCGAGGCTCTCTCCACCTCGGTCGCCTTCGGCTCGCTGGTGCGGAACCTGCACCGTTGGGGCGCGCACCTCATGGTGCTGACCGTGTTCCTCCACATGTCCCGGGTCTTCTATCACGGCGCCTACAAGCCGCCCCGGGAGTTCAACTGGGTGGTGGGCGTGGTCCTCCTGCTCCTCACCCTGCTGCTCTCCTTCACCGGATACCTGCTGCCGTGGGATCAGCTGGCGCTGTGGGCGGTGACGGTGGGAACCAACATGGCGGGCTTCACGCCCATGTTCGGCAACCAAGTGAAGTTCGCCCTGCTGGGGGGTATCGAGGTAACCGGCAACACGCTGCTGCGCTTCTACGTGCTGCACGTCCTCTTCCTACCGTTCGTGATAGTCATCTTCATGGCCGTGCACTTCTGGAGGGTGCGCAAGGACGGCGGCATCTCGGGACCGCTGTAG
- a CDS encoding Rieske 2Fe-2S domain-containing protein encodes MTTVQLLIVALSAIVLVGVLGAFVIAYRRSESPGRAARSWRSGLSRETRKADRSALATPVVVRPAEVAADHEVEVTETAVTTAEEESEEPVAAMQAVEVMRVEELSPQEAGVNRRQFFTRALGATFGAFVGLNGISYLAFLWPRLSGGFGSDIDVGAIADLQTEVVLNDGSILPKFVPEARAYIVPFAESDISRSQFEGSGVVAGGLTALFQRCVHLGCRVPWCDASQGFECPCHGSKYNYVGEYEAGPAPRNLDRFAVEDQNGRLIVKTGTIIQSARAIAKTVQYPQGPSCIALNSPTAV; translated from the coding sequence ATGACAACAGTCCAGCTGCTGATCGTCGCCCTCTCCGCCATCGTGCTGGTGGGGGTGCTGGGCGCATTCGTCATCGCCTACCGCCGCAGCGAGTCCCCGGGCCGGGCCGCCCGGTCGTGGAGATCAGGTCTGTCGCGCGAGACCCGCAAGGCGGACCGGTCGGCCCTGGCCACCCCGGTGGTGGTACGGCCCGCCGAGGTCGCCGCCGACCACGAGGTGGAGGTAACCGAGACGGCGGTGACCACCGCGGAGGAGGAGTCCGAGGAGCCCGTCGCGGCCATGCAGGCGGTCGAGGTGATGCGGGTGGAGGAGCTCTCCCCCCAGGAGGCCGGCGTCAACCGTCGCCAGTTCTTCACCAGGGCTCTCGGGGCCACCTTCGGCGCCTTCGTGGGCCTGAACGGGATCTCCTACCTGGCCTTCCTCTGGCCCCGCCTGTCGGGCGGCTTCGGGTCTGACATCGACGTGGGAGCCATTGCCGACCTCCAGACGGAGGTGGTTCTGAACGACGGCTCCATCCTGCCCAAGTTCGTGCCCGAGGCCCGTGCCTACATCGTGCCTTTCGCCGAGTCGGACATCTCCCGTTCCCAGTTCGAGGGCTCGGGGGTGGTGGCAGGTGGATTGACCGCCCTCTTCCAGCGCTGCGTGCACCTCGGCTGCCGCGTGCCGTGGTGTGACGCCTCCCAGGGTTTCGAATGCCCCTGCCACGGCTCCAAGTACAACTACGTGGGGGAGTACGAGGCCGGTCCCGCCCCCCGCAACCTGGACCGGTTCGCGGTCGAGGACCAGAACGGCCGTCTCATCGTGAAGACCGGCACCATCATCCAGTCGGCCCGGGCAATAGCCAAGACCGTGCAGTACCCCCAGGGCCCTTCCTGCATCGCCCTGAACTCCCCCACAGCGGTATAG
- a CDS encoding cbb3-type cytochrome c oxidase subunit I — MTQDDSTTDRGSLDHLGADRRERAASGLMAVACLLLLAGAGLLVLMLIKLAIPTLFADSQFLAYGRLRPAAMLMLVYGFGGTLTQAVAYYLIPRLVGARMPRQREALLGGIAYAGLVTLGALAVLFRGPSGPELAEFPPIIDWLIAALLLLPPFLVTSMLRHRTEEGAFVSTLYVLGAVWWYPALHITGSIPGLQGVGPFLQAGLVANGLLWLAFPAAALGAAYYVLVKESGRPLFSGPLARAGFWTLAGTALLATPTRFLGGPAPGWTETVAAAAAMGLMIAALAVMTNLGQTLSGDWETARRSVVIRYLMVGATAYTLVTVLTGLSGFRSVAAVVGLTTWHEGLIIGTALVAVPALGMAFVLHAFPRTTGRDLASEAPAERGLRLLTWGGGITAGAFVVAGLVSGITWNWASASGSRLNAGAGFADTFAEVDVMFTLGALASVVALVGIALMVWTALGTYVSGTARPVEMLVPVEPRDDE, encoded by the coding sequence TTGACACAGGACGACTCCACAACGGACCGGGGCTCGCTCGACCACCTCGGGGCGGATCGCCGGGAGCGGGCGGCGTCCGGTCTCATGGCCGTAGCCTGCCTGCTGCTCCTGGCCGGCGCCGGATTGCTGGTGCTGATGCTCATCAAGCTGGCGATCCCCACCCTCTTCGCCGATAGCCAGTTCCTGGCGTACGGGCGCCTCCGGCCCGCCGCCATGCTGATGCTCGTCTACGGATTCGGAGGAACCCTCACCCAGGCAGTGGCCTATTACCTGATCCCCCGCCTGGTCGGCGCCCGCATGCCCCGCCAGCGGGAGGCCCTGCTCGGCGGCATCGCTTACGCCGGACTGGTGACCCTCGGTGCGCTGGCGGTGCTGTTCCGGGGCCCGTCGGGACCCGAACTCGCCGAATTCCCCCCGATCATCGACTGGCTGATCGCCGCCCTGCTGCTCCTGCCCCCGTTCCTGGTGACCTCGATGCTCCGCCACCGCACCGAGGAGGGGGCCTTCGTTTCCACCCTCTACGTCCTGGGGGCGGTCTGGTGGTACCCGGCCTTGCACATCACGGGCAGCATCCCCGGACTCCAGGGTGTCGGCCCGTTCCTGCAGGCCGGCCTGGTGGCCAACGGGCTGCTCTGGCTGGCCTTCCCGGCCGCCGCCCTGGGAGCCGCCTACTACGTGCTGGTCAAGGAGAGCGGCCGGCCGCTGTTCTCCGGACCCCTCGCCCGGGCCGGATTCTGGACGCTGGCCGGCACGGCGCTGCTGGCCACGCCCACCAGGTTCCTCGGCGGCCCCGCCCCGGGCTGGACGGAGACGGTGGCGGCCGCCGCGGCCATGGGGTTGATGATCGCCGCGCTGGCCGTGATGACCAACCTCGGCCAGACGCTGTCGGGCGACTGGGAGACGGCCCGCCGGAGCGTGGTGATCCGGTACCTGATGGTCGGAGCGACCGCCTACACCCTGGTCACCGTCCTCACCGGCCTGTCCGGCTTCCGGTCGGTCGCCGCGGTGGTGGGCCTGACCACTTGGCACGAGGGCTTGATTATCGGAACGGCTCTGGTGGCCGTACCCGCCCTCGGGATGGCATTCGTACTCCATGCCTTCCCCCGGACGACAGGAAGGGACCTCGCCAGCGAGGCGCCGGCCGAGCGGGGGCTCCGCCTGCTGACCTGGGGCGGCGGCATCACCGCCGGGGCGTTCGTGGTCGCGGGGCTGGTGTCGGGGATCACCTGGAACTGGGCCAGCGCCTCGGGTTCGCGCCTCAATGCGGGGGCGGGATTCGCGGACACGTTTGCCGAGGTGGACGTGATGTTCACGCTGGGAGCCCTGGCGTCGGTGGTCGCCCTGGTGGGGATCGCCCTGATGGTGTGGACGGCCCTGGGGACCTACGTGTCAGGGACGGCCCGTCCGGTCGAGATGTTGGTGCCGGTGGAGCCCCGAGACGATGAGTGA
- a CDS encoding c-type cytochrome, translated as MSTLVVTVVALGAIAWFAYLVGSGSRRDRQDPVPANLSVSQTDDEMETRRLDRALVGAVVTAGFLTLAMPIYYLTELDRQEGFVDEFYQGSLVRGHEVWLEFGCGDCHGANLAGGVASFLEERSQVNVAGWASPALDDLFYRYNRDEARFWITYGRANTPMPPWGLDGGGPLNSQQIDDLLNYIESHQVSQTEALLKVGGLVAGASSRRDGAADVVGGQIAEQEQLIETIRTSGTSSAALGDIAGRARYLLDGAAEGIDTDGDGLSDVTETGLTAIFAEAHAAGYLATAVTLDPRNAETLIGIGDATSAATSVGDLESGATSLTITFQNQEVLGEQAQFGLGFLQNAARQARWEVDVQAVADASLGGDAVAADRAVNLYNAYCARCHTAGYSAGPAFQQLQASGALGPSLRGGRALTQFLTGEDMYEFIAAGSTSGEGYGVNGVGSGRMPGFGMVLSAEDLDLIVRYLRGATLDGSEYLAEGG; from the coding sequence GTGTCAACCCTCGTCGTCACGGTAGTTGCGCTGGGAGCGATCGCCTGGTTCGCCTACCTGGTGGGGTCGGGATCGCGCCGCGACCGCCAGGATCCGGTGCCTGCCAACCTGTCCGTCTCCCAGACCGACGACGAGATGGAGACCAGGCGGCTCGATCGAGCCCTGGTCGGGGCAGTTGTCACCGCCGGGTTTCTCACCCTCGCCATGCCCATCTACTACCTCACCGAGCTGGACCGCCAGGAGGGCTTCGTGGACGAGTTCTACCAGGGCTCCCTGGTCCGGGGCCACGAGGTGTGGCTGGAGTTCGGCTGCGGCGACTGCCACGGCGCCAACCTGGCGGGCGGGGTGGCCTCCTTCCTGGAGGAGCGTTCCCAGGTCAACGTGGCCGGCTGGGCGTCGCCTGCGCTGGACGACCTGTTCTACCGCTATAACCGGGACGAGGCCCGGTTCTGGATCACATACGGCCGGGCCAACACGCCGATGCCGCCCTGGGGTCTCGACGGCGGGGGCCCTCTCAACAGCCAGCAGATCGACGATCTCCTCAACTACATCGAGTCGCATCAGGTGAGCCAGACCGAGGCTCTGCTCAAGGTGGGAGGTCTGGTGGCGGGCGCCTCGAGCAGGCGGGATGGCGCAGCCGACGTGGTGGGTGGCCAGATCGCGGAGCAGGAGCAATTGATCGAGACGATCCGCACCTCCGGGACCTCCTCGGCCGCCCTCGGCGACATAGCGGGGCGCGCCCGGTACCTGCTGGACGGCGCGGCCGAGGGTATCGACACGGACGGGGACGGCCTGTCCGACGTCACCGAGACCGGCCTGACCGCCATCTTTGCCGAGGCGCACGCAGCCGGATACCTGGCCACGGCGGTCACGCTCGACCCCCGCAACGCCGAGACCCTGATCGGGATCGGTGACGCCACCTCGGCTGCCACATCGGTGGGCGACCTCGAATCGGGAGCGACATCCCTGACCATCACCTTCCAGAACCAGGAAGTCCTGGGAGAGCAAGCGCAGTTCGGCCTCGGCTTCCTCCAGAACGCGGCCCGACAGGCCCGCTGGGAGGTGGATGTCCAGGCGGTGGCCGATGCCTCCTTGGGCGGGGACGCCGTCGCGGCGGATCGGGCGGTGAACCTCTACAACGCCTACTGCGCCCGTTGCCACACGGCCGGCTATTCGGCCGGTCCCGCCTTCCAGCAGCTCCAGGCTTCCGGAGCGCTGGGACCGTCTCTGAGGGGTGGTCGCGCGCTAACCCAGTTTTTGACCGGCGAGGACATGTACGAGTTCATCGCCGCGGGGTCGACTTCCGGTGAGGGCTACGGGGTCAACGGTGTGGGCTCGGGCCGGATGCCCGGCTTCGGCATGGTCCTGTCCGCCGAGGACCTTGATCTCATCGTCCGGTACCTGAGGGGGGCGACCCTGGACGGATCCGAGTACCTGGCCGAGGGGGGCTGA
- a CDS encoding cbb3-type cytochrome c oxidase subunit II has translation MSDLLTAAAAALGAPEDLVERSAQARAEADGTTYEAVLSAWGGGAPLPAPSATPEPQAQPAATAPPAAPPAAVAPEPAPAAVAVAQAAVSPAPESRPAAPALSKATPRLAGVRLHPLRTWVMMAGLFAIGLVITLIGPYNTGGDFRHVVPDAPLSALGHEGRAVYSNQGCGYCHTQLVRPVLADVGLGPVTESWANSLETDTFGVQRIGPDLAHVGSRPPYGGDAGPVTADELMILLSTPDSVFASGNHPSYAHLSEQDLTALATYLSELK, from the coding sequence ATGAGTGACCTGCTGACTGCCGCGGCGGCCGCGCTGGGAGCGCCCGAGGACCTGGTGGAACGATCGGCCCAGGCCCGCGCCGAGGCCGACGGGACCACCTACGAGGCCGTACTGTCGGCATGGGGCGGCGGCGCTCCGCTCCCCGCGCCCTCCGCCACTCCAGAGCCCCAGGCGCAGCCCGCCGCCACCGCTCCCCCCGCGGCCCCTCCGGCGGCGGTCGCTCCCGAGCCGGCGCCCGCAGCCGTGGCAGTCGCTCAGGCGGCCGTATCCCCGGCGCCGGAGTCCCGACCTGCTGCGCCGGCGCTCAGCAAGGCCACGCCCCGCCTGGCGGGCGTGCGACTGCATCCGTTGCGGACCTGGGTCATGATGGCGGGCCTGTTCGCGATCGGGCTGGTCATCACGCTGATCGGCCCCTACAACACCGGAGGAGACTTCCGGCACGTGGTTCCCGACGCTCCCCTGTCCGCCCTCGGCCACGAGGGCCGGGCCGTCTACTCGAACCAGGGATGCGGCTACTGCCACACCCAGCTGGTGAGACCCGTCCTGGCCGACGTCGGGCTCGGACCGGTAACCGAGAGCTGGGCCAACTCGCTGGAGACCGACACCTTCGGGGTCCAGCGGATCGGTCCCGACCTGGCCCATGTGGGCAGCCGGCCGCCTTACGGGGGCGACGCGGGCCCAGTGACCGCCGACGAACTCATGATCCTCCTGTCAACCCCCGATAGCGTGTTCGCGTCCGGGAACCATCCCTCCTACGCGCATCTGTCCGAACAGGACCTGACCGCTCTCGCCACCTACCTGTCGGAGCTGAAGTAG